The following proteins are co-located in the Pedobacter sp. FW305-3-2-15-E-R2A2 genome:
- a CDS encoding ribulokinase produces MKLTKYVIGIDYGSDSVRSVIVNAENGAELSSSVYYYKRWQKNLYCEPSSNQFRQHPLDYIEGLEHTVKDCIAKAGGVAIANAIKGISIDTTGSSPVAVDKSGTPLALTPGFEENPNAMFVLWKDHTGIREAAEINEHATKFEINYLQYVGGIYSSEWFWAKLLHVLRADAAVRDAAFSWVEHCDWIPFLLTGGNDVLKMKRSRCAAGHKALWAEQFEGLPPEEFFSQLDPLLSGFRERLFQDTYTSDEPAGTLSEEWAARLGLSTEVVVGVGAFDAHMGAVGGQIAPYHLCKIMGTSTCDILIAPSADLDGKLVQGICGQVNGSVIPGMMGLEAGQSAFGDVYAWFKNLISWPLNQLLLESSLIHKETAIALKEELEAKIISRLSEQAQLLTDSDDAELAIDWLNGRRTPDANQELKGAITGLSLGTDAPRIFRALVAATCFGAKCIVERFRDQGVPVEGIIGIGGVAKKSPYIMQMMADVLEMPIRIHRFEHTCALGAAMFAAVAAGIHPNIEAAMEAMGTGFEAEYQPNQENIARYRKQYQEYLALGNYLEHDHQKQIKPMYHEHL; encoded by the coding sequence ATGAAACTAACCAAATATGTCATCGGTATTGATTACGGTTCTGACTCTGTTCGCTCCGTAATTGTAAATGCCGAAAATGGAGCCGAGCTCTCCTCTTCCGTCTATTATTATAAAAGATGGCAAAAAAATCTGTATTGTGAACCTTCCTCAAATCAGTTCAGACAACACCCGCTGGACTATATCGAGGGACTCGAGCATACTGTCAAAGATTGTATTGCGAAAGCCGGTGGTGTTGCTATTGCAAACGCGATCAAAGGAATTTCTATAGATACGACAGGCTCCAGCCCTGTGGCCGTCGACAAATCCGGAACACCTCTGGCCCTTACTCCCGGCTTTGAAGAAAATCCAAATGCCATGTTTGTCCTTTGGAAAGACCATACCGGAATCAGAGAAGCCGCAGAAATCAACGAGCATGCCACTAAATTTGAGATCAATTACCTTCAATATGTAGGCGGCATTTATTCTTCCGAGTGGTTTTGGGCAAAGCTCCTTCATGTATTGAGGGCCGATGCTGCTGTTCGCGATGCGGCCTTTTCATGGGTAGAGCATTGCGACTGGATTCCATTCCTGCTGACCGGGGGAAATGATGTTTTGAAGATGAAAAGAAGTCGTTGCGCGGCAGGCCATAAAGCACTTTGGGCGGAGCAGTTTGAAGGCCTTCCACCGGAAGAGTTTTTCAGTCAGCTGGATCCCCTGTTATCAGGATTCAGGGAAAGGCTTTTCCAAGACACTTATACTTCAGATGAACCGGCAGGAACATTAAGCGAAGAATGGGCAGCCCGTCTGGGACTCTCCACAGAAGTGGTGGTTGGTGTAGGTGCATTTGATGCACATATGGGTGCTGTAGGTGGCCAAATCGCCCCTTATCACCTTTGTAAAATCATGGGTACCAGCACCTGTGACATTCTGATTGCTCCTTCGGCTGACCTGGATGGCAAGCTGGTACAGGGCATCTGCGGGCAAGTAAACGGCTCTGTTATTCCTGGAATGATGGGACTTGAAGCTGGCCAATCGGCCTTTGGAGATGTATATGCCTGGTTTAAAAACCTAATCAGCTGGCCATTAAATCAACTGCTTTTAGAATCCTCTCTGATTCACAAGGAAACTGCTATTGCGTTAAAAGAAGAACTCGAAGCGAAAATCATTTCCCGCTTAAGCGAACAAGCTCAGCTATTGACTGATAGCGATGATGCCGAATTGGCCATTGACTGGTTAAATGGCCGAAGAACTCCCGATGCCAATCAGGAACTCAAAGGCGCCATTACCGGTTTAAGTCTGGGAACTGATGCTCCCCGCATTTTCCGGGCCCTGGTTGCGGCAACCTGTTTTGGGGCAAAATGCATTGTTGAACGTTTCAGGGATCAGGGCGTACCCGTAGAAGGCATTATCGGCATAGGTGGAGTCGCTAAAAAATCACCTTACATCATGCAGATGATGGCTGATGTATTGGAAATGCCGATCAGAATTCACCGGTTTGAACATACCTGCGCATTAGGTGCAGCCATGTTTGCTGCAGTAGCGGCCGGGATTCACCCAAATATTGAAGCTGCAATGGAAGCCATGGGGACAGGATTTGAAGCAGAATATCAGCCAAATCAGGAAAACATAGCACGATACCGCAAGCAATACCAGGAATACCTGGCTCTTGGCAATTACCTGGAGCACGATCATCAAAAACAGATTAAACCGATGTATCATGAGCATTTATAA
- a CDS encoding NUDIX domain-containing protein → MITYTEQTRVLVAVDCIIFGFDGEQLKILLIKRGFQPAKDQWSLMGGFVEADENLYGAAERILFQLTGLKDLYLEQLKAYGNPDRDPIERTISVAYFALIDINKYKTQISDRYHAEWFLINDAPSLIFDHDIMVEEAKKRIRYKAALHPILFELLPKKFTIPQLQNLYEQVYNTKIDNRNFIRKVNSTDLLIKLTEKDKSSSKRGAFYYTLDKNKYKAKFQSFLNFIPNPEHLISM, encoded by the coding sequence ATGATTACCTATACTGAACAGACGCGCGTTCTGGTTGCAGTCGACTGCATCATCTTTGGCTTTGACGGCGAACAATTGAAAATATTACTTATCAAAAGAGGTTTCCAACCGGCAAAGGACCAATGGAGTCTGATGGGTGGTTTTGTGGAAGCCGATGAAAACTTATACGGTGCCGCGGAACGCATTCTCTTTCAACTGACCGGACTTAAAGATTTATATCTGGAACAGCTAAAGGCTTACGGAAATCCGGATAGAGATCCGATAGAGCGTACCATATCCGTTGCTTATTTTGCATTGATAGACATCAATAAATACAAAACACAGATCAGTGATCGCTATCATGCGGAATGGTTCCTGATCAACGATGCACCTTCACTCATCTTTGATCATGACATCATGGTTGAAGAAGCGAAAAAAAGAATTCGCTACAAAGCGGCCCTTCACCCTATTCTGTTTGAATTGTTACCGAAAAAATTCACCATTCCTCAATTACAGAATCTTTACGAACAGGTATACAATACCAAAATCGACAACCGGAATTTTATCCGGAAAGTGAATTCTACAGACCTGCTCATCAAACTCACTGAGAAAGATAAATCCAGTTCCAAACGGGGCGCTTTTTATTATACGCTTGATAAAAATAAATACAAAGCCAAGTTTCAGTCCTTCTTAAATTTCATCCCTAATCCCGAGCATCTGATCAGTATGTAA
- a CDS encoding glycoside hydrolase family 43 protein, which yields MNFLKYQPALLILAILAPDFSNAQAIKKDGNPIVTDKFTVDPAAMVYKDSVYLYTGHDEAPDSKNYYEMKEWLVYSSADMLSWKAHPSPLNVKAFEWSKGDAWASQVIERKGKFYWYVAVEHQKGGKAIGVAVADSPLGPFKDAIGKALVTNEMTTSTKITWDDIDPSVFIDDDGQAYLFWGNTACYYAKLKENMLEFDGPINTIPGLPKFTEAPWIHKRKDWYYLSYAVEFPEKIAYSMSKNINGPWVYKGILNEIAGNSNTNHQSIIQFKGKDYFIYHNGAINPNGGSYRRSVCIDRLYYNKDGSMKKIIMTTEGIK from the coding sequence ATGAATTTTTTAAAGTACCAGCCAGCTCTGCTGATTTTAGCAATTCTTGCTCCTGATTTCTCCAATGCTCAGGCGATTAAAAAAGATGGCAACCCGATTGTCACCGATAAGTTTACCGTAGATCCTGCGGCAATGGTCTATAAAGACAGTGTTTACCTGTACACCGGACATGATGAAGCACCGGATTCGAAAAATTATTATGAAATGAAAGAATGGCTGGTCTATTCCTCTGCAGATATGCTCAGCTGGAAAGCACACCCTTCTCCACTGAATGTAAAAGCTTTTGAATGGTCAAAAGGGGATGCCTGGGCCTCACAGGTCATAGAACGTAAAGGTAAATTTTACTGGTATGTTGCTGTAGAACATCAGAAAGGAGGGAAGGCGATAGGGGTTGCGGTGGCAGATAGCCCCCTTGGCCCGTTTAAAGATGCGATTGGTAAAGCTTTGGTCACTAATGAAATGACGACTTCCACCAAAATTACCTGGGATGACATTGATCCTTCTGTCTTCATTGACGACGACGGACAAGCCTATCTTTTCTGGGGAAATACGGCCTGCTATTATGCAAAACTAAAAGAGAACATGCTGGAATTTGATGGCCCTATAAATACCATCCCTGGCCTGCCAAAATTCACGGAAGCACCATGGATCCATAAACGCAAAGACTGGTACTATCTTTCTTACGCGGTAGAATTTCCGGAAAAGATTGCCTATTCGATGAGTAAAAACATCAATGGACCATGGGTTTATAAAGGCATTTTAAATGAAATCGCTGGCAATTCCAATACGAACCACCAATCCATCATCCAGTTTAAAGGAAAAGATTATTTCATTTACCACAATGGCGCCATTAATCCCAATGGGGGCAGTTACAGGCGTTCTGTTTGTATAGACAGACTATACTATAATAAGGATGGAAGTATGAAAAAAATCATCATGACTACTGAAGGCATAAAATAA
- a CDS encoding alpha-L-arabinofuranosidase C-terminal domain-containing protein has translation MKYKSNLIALLLAGTFFSAGAQQPEVIVVNAAKSEGKVSPTMWGVFFEDINMGADGGIYAEMVKNRSFEFLKPLMGWSVKGKKIGEGDLLVQNRQGANLANPRYLRATIKGAAKGEAGISNEGFKGGMGIKKGLKYDFSLLYRQITPGITLHVELLDEGDKVLAAGSMKPADASGEWKSQELSFTADATAAKAKMNIWFEGNGVLDMDMISLFPADTWKGRKKGMRRDMIQMLADMKPGFIRFPGGCIVEGIDLANRYQWKKTIGPIEERQLIMNRWNVEFNHRPSPDYFQTFGLGFFEYFQLAEDIGAEALPILNCGMACQFNTAEVVALDQLDPYIQDALDLIEFANGDVSSEWGKVRASMGHAEPFNMKYLGVGNENWGPQYIERAKAFQQAIKAKYPAMNLIYSSGTGPDNDEFRYLDKELRDMKADIIDEHYYRAPEWFLKNAARYDNYDRQGAKIFAGEYAAHIKGDATGSNRNIWQAALAEAAFMTGLERNAAVVNMASYAPLFANTEGWQWAPDLIWVDNMNIYGTPNYYVQKLFSTNRGTQVSPALANGKSLSGQDGLYVSAVVDSIKKEVIVKLVNTNETERTKQLTFEGIKKMAGAGKLTTIKGALLDQNSIQKPSNIVPAESILKLKGKNAILKMPANSFMMLKLSYK, from the coding sequence ATGAAATATAAAAGCAACTTAATCGCCCTGCTGCTGGCCGGGACATTTTTTAGTGCTGGGGCACAACAACCGGAAGTTATTGTAGTCAATGCCGCTAAATCCGAAGGGAAAGTCTCACCTACAATGTGGGGGGTGTTTTTTGAAGACATCAATATGGGGGCAGACGGCGGTATCTATGCCGAAATGGTAAAGAACCGCTCGTTTGAATTTCTTAAACCATTGATGGGCTGGTCTGTAAAAGGAAAAAAGATCGGAGAGGGCGACCTGCTCGTACAGAACAGGCAGGGCGCAAACCTGGCAAATCCAAGGTACCTGAGGGCGACCATCAAAGGAGCTGCAAAAGGAGAAGCAGGGATCAGCAATGAAGGTTTCAAAGGTGGAATGGGTATAAAAAAAGGCCTGAAGTACGACTTTTCGCTATTATACAGACAAATAACCCCTGGCATCACCCTGCATGTGGAGCTGCTCGACGAGGGAGACAAGGTATTGGCCGCAGGATCAATGAAACCAGCCGATGCTTCAGGAGAATGGAAAAGCCAGGAACTGAGCTTTACAGCGGATGCCACTGCAGCGAAAGCCAAAATGAACATCTGGTTTGAAGGAAATGGCGTACTGGATATGGACATGATCTCTTTATTTCCTGCGGATACCTGGAAGGGCCGCAAAAAGGGCATGCGCAGAGATATGATCCAGATGCTGGCAGATATGAAACCAGGGTTTATCCGTTTTCCGGGCGGTTGTATTGTCGAAGGAATTGACCTGGCCAACAGGTACCAATGGAAAAAAACAATTGGACCTATAGAAGAACGTCAATTGATCATGAACCGCTGGAATGTGGAGTTTAACCATCGTCCGTCCCCTGATTATTTTCAGACTTTTGGACTTGGATTTTTTGAGTATTTTCAATTGGCCGAAGATATCGGTGCAGAAGCTTTGCCGATCCTGAACTGTGGCATGGCCTGTCAGTTCAATACCGCCGAGGTAGTTGCTTTAGATCAGCTGGATCCCTATATACAGGATGCCCTGGACCTGATCGAGTTTGCTAATGGCGATGTTTCTTCTGAATGGGGAAAAGTTCGCGCATCGATGGGACATGCGGAACCATTTAATATGAAATACCTGGGTGTAGGTAATGAGAACTGGGGTCCTCAGTATATTGAAAGGGCGAAAGCCTTTCAACAGGCCATTAAAGCAAAATATCCGGCAATGAACCTGATCTACAGTTCGGGAACAGGCCCTGATAATGATGAATTCCGCTATCTGGATAAAGAACTGCGCGACATGAAAGCAGACATTATAGATGAACACTATTATCGCGCTCCGGAATGGTTCCTCAAAAATGCTGCACGCTATGACAATTACGATCGTCAGGGCGCAAAGATTTTTGCAGGAGAATATGCCGCTCACATTAAAGGAGACGCGACAGGGAGCAACAGAAACATCTGGCAGGCAGCATTGGCAGAGGCGGCATTTATGACCGGCCTGGAGCGCAACGCAGCGGTTGTCAATATGGCCTCTTACGCCCCTTTATTTGCGAATACCGAGGGTTGGCAATGGGCCCCGGATTTGATCTGGGTAGATAACATGAATATATATGGAACGCCAAATTATTATGTGCAAAAACTTTTTTCTACCAACAGAGGTACACAGGTTTCACCTGCCTTAGCAAATGGTAAATCACTTTCCGGTCAGGATGGTTTATATGTTTCTGCGGTGGTCGACAGTATTAAGAAAGAAGTCATTGTTAAACTGGTCAATACGAATGAAACCGAAAGAACGAAACAACTTACTTTCGAAGGAATAAAGAAAATGGCCGGAGCAGGAAAGTTAACCACAATTAAAGGAGCTCTTCTGGACCAGAATTCTATACAAAAACCTTCCAATATTGTTCCTGCAGAGTCGATACTGAAGTTGAAGGGGAAAAATGCAATCCTGAAAATGCCGGCAAATTCTTTTATGATGCTAAAGCTTAGCTACAAATAA
- a CDS encoding family 43 glycosylhydrolase, producing MNIKFNLYNPKLLLSCMVLLLTSGAVLAQKQKNTAYLFTYFTGNSGLEESIRFAISNDGYTYRALNNDQPVISSAGISSTGGVRDPHILRGADGKSFYMVVTDMVSAKGWDSNRAMVLLKSTDLVNWTSSIINIQKRFPRQENLLRVWAPQTIYDQKAGKYMVYWSMKHGAEPDKIYWAYANKDFTDLETEPKQLFFSPTNGACIDGDIIFDKGKYHLFFKTEGEGLGIRVAVSDHLKEGYVLREGNVQQTKDPVEGAGVFKLNNGEGYILMYDVYTRGRYQFTKTKDLKKFTVVDHEVKMNFHPRHGTVLPITTPEATALLKKWYSAESVLSSFQSAAIKKNNVVTDTTSSTLYLPVKQGTSLKSFDPGFVIFPGMEISPKAPYDFTKGPVKLKISVPGRKPKVYEVAASVDLNPVLNGYYADPEILYSHKTGKYHLYPTSDGFTDWSGTYFKTFSSSDLADWKDEGVILDLNKDLSWAKRNAWAPTIAEKKRNDSYKYYYYFTAAQKIGVAVADDPSGPFKDSGKALIAGKPQGIKDGQEIDPDVFTDPQSGKSYLYWGNGYMAVALLNDDMISIDSSSVKVITPDETYREGTEVFYRKGKYYFLWSQNDTRDADYGVRYGNSDTPTGKISLPENNLILSKDVKQGIYATGHNSVIQVPGKDEWYIIYHRFTRPAGLAMGQSAGYHREVCIDKLEFDANGNIKVVQPTLKGVYINK from the coding sequence ATGAATATAAAGTTCAACTTATATAACCCTAAACTATTACTGAGCTGTATGGTTCTTTTGCTGACAAGTGGCGCTGTGCTGGCCCAAAAGCAAAAAAATACGGCTTATCTTTTTACCTACTTCACCGGCAACAGCGGTTTAGAGGAGTCGATCCGTTTCGCAATCAGTAATGACGGCTATACTTACAGGGCCTTGAATAACGATCAGCCGGTGATCAGTTCTGCCGGAATCAGTTCAACCGGCGGGGTACGTGACCCTCATATCTTACGTGGAGCTGATGGTAAAAGCTTCTACATGGTGGTTACCGATATGGTATCGGCCAAAGGCTGGGACTCGAACCGGGCAATGGTCCTGTTAAAATCTACCGACCTGGTCAACTGGACTTCAAGTATCATTAATATTCAGAAACGTTTTCCCCGTCAGGAAAACTTGCTGAGGGTATGGGCACCTCAAACGATATACGATCAGAAAGCAGGCAAGTACATGGTTTATTGGTCGATGAAACACGGTGCAGAGCCGGATAAGATTTATTGGGCCTACGCGAATAAAGACTTTACGGACCTGGAAACTGAACCTAAACAACTTTTCTTCAGCCCGACAAATGGTGCCTGCATTGATGGGGACATCATTTTTGACAAGGGAAAATACCATTTGTTCTTTAAGACCGAAGGGGAGGGATTGGGAATTCGTGTAGCCGTTTCGGATCACTTAAAAGAAGGATATGTATTGCGTGAGGGCAATGTACAACAGACAAAAGACCCGGTAGAAGGTGCGGGAGTGTTTAAACTCAATAACGGGGAAGGTTATATTCTGATGTATGATGTGTACACCAGGGGCCGCTACCAGTTTACCAAAACCAAAGACCTGAAAAAATTTACGGTGGTTGACCACGAGGTGAAGATGAACTTTCATCCCCGTCATGGAACAGTGCTTCCGATTACAACACCAGAAGCAACGGCATTGTTAAAAAAATGGTACAGTGCTGAAAGTGTGCTCAGCTCTTTCCAGTCGGCGGCGATCAAAAAGAATAATGTGGTTACAGATACCACTTCTTCCACACTTTATCTGCCGGTAAAACAAGGGACTTCCCTTAAATCTTTTGATCCCGGTTTTGTGATTTTTCCAGGCATGGAAATCAGTCCCAAAGCTCCCTATGATTTTACGAAAGGGCCGGTAAAGCTAAAGATCAGTGTACCTGGAAGAAAGCCAAAGGTATACGAGGTTGCTGCGTCTGTAGACTTGAATCCGGTCTTAAATGGCTATTATGCTGATCCGGAAATCCTGTATTCGCATAAAACCGGAAAATACCATTTGTATCCTACCAGCGATGGCTTTACAGATTGGTCCGGAACCTATTTTAAAACATTCTCTTCCTCAGATCTGGCCGACTGGAAAGATGAAGGTGTAATCTTAGACCTGAATAAGGACCTGAGCTGGGCGAAGAGAAACGCATGGGCGCCCACCATCGCGGAGAAGAAACGGAATGACAGTTATAAATACTATTATTATTTTACCGCTGCACAGAAAATAGGCGTTGCCGTTGCGGACGATCCTTCGGGACCCTTTAAAGATAGTGGAAAAGCCCTTATTGCCGGAAAACCTCAAGGCATTAAAGACGGGCAAGAAATAGACCCTGATGTTTTTACAGACCCGCAGAGCGGTAAAAGTTATCTATATTGGGGAAATGGCTATATGGCTGTGGCATTATTAAATGACGACATGATCTCCATAGATTCCTCCTCTGTTAAAGTGATCACTCCTGATGAAACGTACAGAGAGGGAACGGAAGTATTTTACCGGAAGGGTAAATACTATTTTTTATGGTCTCAGAACGATACCAGAGATGCAGATTATGGCGTCAGGTACGGAAATTCAGATACACCAACGGGCAAAATTAGCTTGCCTGAAAACAACCTGATCCTTTCCAAAGATGTAAAGCAGGGAATTTATGCAACGGGACATAATTCAGTGATTCAGGTACCTGGGAAAGACGAATGGTATATCATTTACCATCGTTTCACCCGTCCTGCCGGACTGGCGATGGGACAATCTGCAGGCTATCACAGGGAAGTGTGTATTGATAAGCTGGAATTCGATGCAAACGGAAATATTAAAGTGGTGCAACCTACATTGAAAGGTGTTTATATAAACAAGTAA
- a CDS encoding BNR-4 repeat-containing protein, which yields MRMLIAALLLVLFGLQAAAQQPQQKDSKATLLEMLKKVNNHWQSSHTPEVRAFWDEAAYHTGNMELFAITGEENYRKYSERWASHNQWMGARSADKSSWKYQYGEKDDYVLFGDWQICFQTYIDLYHLKPENYKIARAKEVMEYQMSTAANDYWWWADGLYMVMPVMTKLYKTTGDKRYLEKLYEYFEYANGIMYDQKTGLYYRDAKYVYPKHKSVNQKKDFWARGNGWVFAGLAKVLKDLPASDPHYNLYLSKYKILAKAILKSQQQEGYWTRSMLDKDHAPGPETSGTAFFTYGLFWGINNGFLKEKTYLNAALKGWKYLSEVALQQDGRIGYIQPIGEKAIPGQVVNANSTANFGVGAFLLAGAECYRYLNKKPVISTIAENGWANNSVNTVVFRKNSLVTFKDTQFAAYYDADQYLVVAKRNINKKEWEVLRSAYKADAGDAHKSISIMVDDKGYLHVAWGQHNNGLNYVRSITAGSLTLGTPEAMLGTKENKVSYPEFYKLANGTLLFMYRDGGSGNGNLMINSYNPGTKKWQRIQDNLIDGEGKRNAYWQTAIDDKGTIHLSWVWRESPDVSSNHDLCYARSKDGGLSWENAAGLAYQLPIHHKNAEYAAMIPQKTELINQTSMFADEAGNPYIAGYWKDKSSAAPQYHLVYHDGESWQVNALDFRTTDFTLSGVGTKRIPISRPQVVAWKSEGLLNVALIFRDLERGNKVSIAICRDLKQYNWVVTDLSQSPVGDWEPSYDTELWRAKGRLDLFLQRVEQIDGEGKAGNKPSPVQVLEWKPE from the coding sequence ATGAGAATGCTCATCGCCGCTTTATTGCTGGTCCTGTTCGGTTTGCAGGCCGCTGCACAACAACCGCAACAAAAAGACAGCAAAGCAACCCTGCTGGAAATGCTAAAAAAGGTGAATAACCATTGGCAATCCAGCCATACACCCGAAGTCCGGGCATTCTGGGATGAGGCTGCGTATCATACGGGCAACATGGAGCTGTTTGCCATTACCGGCGAGGAAAATTACAGGAAGTATTCAGAACGCTGGGCGAGTCATAACCAATGGATGGGGGCCAGGTCTGCTGATAAATCCAGCTGGAAATATCAATATGGTGAAAAAGATGATTATGTGCTTTTTGGTGATTGGCAAATCTGTTTTCAGACTTACATCGATCTGTATCATTTAAAGCCCGAAAATTATAAAATAGCCAGAGCTAAAGAAGTGATGGAATATCAGATGAGCACCGCTGCAAATGATTATTGGTGGTGGGCCGATGGCTTATATATGGTGATGCCGGTCATGACGAAATTGTACAAAACAACTGGAGATAAGCGTTACCTGGAAAAATTATACGAATATTTTGAATATGCAAATGGCATCATGTACGATCAGAAAACAGGATTGTATTACCGGGATGCCAAATATGTATATCCCAAACACAAAAGCGTAAATCAAAAAAAGGATTTCTGGGCAAGAGGTAATGGCTGGGTCTTTGCCGGCCTGGCAAAGGTCCTGAAAGACCTGCCTGCGAGTGATCCGCATTATAACTTATACCTCTCGAAATATAAAATCCTGGCGAAAGCCATTTTAAAAAGTCAGCAGCAGGAAGGATACTGGACCAGGAGCATGTTGGACAAAGACCATGCGCCGGGACCGGAAACGAGTGGTACGGCTTTTTTTACTTATGGCTTATTCTGGGGCATCAACAATGGTTTCCTCAAAGAAAAAACCTATCTGAATGCCGCATTGAAAGGCTGGAAATATTTGTCTGAAGTGGCACTTCAGCAGGATGGACGCATTGGCTACATTCAGCCCATTGGAGAAAAAGCGATCCCAGGACAGGTTGTAAATGCAAATTCTACCGCCAATTTCGGTGTCGGTGCCTTTTTACTGGCAGGTGCCGAATGTTATAGGTACCTCAATAAAAAGCCGGTGATCAGTACCATCGCAGAAAATGGATGGGCCAACAATTCCGTAAACACCGTCGTGTTCCGGAAAAACTCACTGGTTACCTTTAAAGACACACAATTCGCGGCCTATTATGATGCGGATCAATACTTGGTCGTTGCCAAACGAAACATCAATAAAAAGGAATGGGAGGTTTTGCGGAGTGCCTATAAAGCCGATGCAGGAGACGCACATAAATCCATCAGCATTATGGTGGACGACAAAGGTTACCTTCATGTGGCATGGGGCCAGCACAATAACGGGCTCAATTACGTCAGAAGCATTACCGCCGGTTCTTTAACTTTAGGAACACCGGAAGCCATGCTGGGTACAAAAGAAAACAAGGTCAGTTATCCGGAATTTTATAAACTGGCCAATGGAACGCTCTTGTTTATGTACCGGGATGGAGGATCTGGAAACGGGAACCTGATGATCAACAGCTACAACCCCGGAACAAAAAAATGGCAGCGGATACAAGATAATCTGATTGATGGGGAAGGGAAACGAAATGCCTATTGGCAAACAGCAATTGACGATAAGGGCACCATACACCTGTCTTGGGTATGGCGTGAAAGTCCGGATGTAAGCAGTAACCATGACCTTTGTTATGCGCGGTCTAAAGATGGAGGACTAAGCTGGGAAAATGCTGCCGGACTGGCGTATCAACTCCCAATCCATCATAAAAATGCAGAATATGCAGCAATGATTCCTCAAAAAACGGAGCTGATCAATCAGACTTCCATGTTTGCCGACGAAGCCGGAAATCCCTACATCGCCGGATATTGGAAAGATAAAAGTTCAGCGGCGCCACAATACCACCTGGTCTATCACGATGGGGAAAGCTGGCAGGTAAATGCACTGGACTTTCGGACAACTGATTTCACGCTTAGTGGAGTGGGAACAAAGCGCATTCCCATATCCAGGCCACAGGTCGTAGCCTGGAAAAGTGAGGGGCTGTTAAATGTAGCACTGATTTTCAGAGATCTGGAGCGTGGAAATAAAGTTTCTATTGCCATTTGCCGTGACCTGAAGCAGTACAACTGGGTCGTTACTGACCTGAGCCAAAGTCCGGTCGGCGACTGGGAGCCAAGCTATGATACCGAATTATGGAGAGCCAAAGGCAGGCTGGACCTCTTTCTGCAACGCGTGGAGCAAATAGACGGAGAGGGAAAAGCCGGGAACAAACCCAGCCCGGTTCAGGTATTGGAATGGAAACCGGAATGA